In Scleropages formosus chromosome 6, fSclFor1.1, whole genome shotgun sequence, the genomic stretch CCCTCTGTCACTATTACACATCTTCAgccatttcttcatctcctacCAGCTTTGCATCACCACCTTCCAGCCTTGCCcaatccctctcctgcttctgcaccTTTTGTCACTTTctgctgcaacttaaaatcttgtttcctctccttcctttccTCTGCTGCACTATCCTCTCCTTTCTACTGCCCCACTAGAAACTGTGCCCCCTTGCAACGACTTCAGTCGGGTGCCCCGATGGAGTGCATTGGTGTGGATGTCCCCGGTCCCTTCCCCCACAATGATCTGGGGACATTGAGGAATATCTTCAGCAGTTGCAGCAGTACCTGGAGTCCGCGCATGTTTTCACTAAGCGCCATCTGATGGAGGCAGGGAGGCAGCATAAGTGCACATAAGACACGCAGTTTTGCCTGTGTCCCTTGACCCCAGGGGTTCGAGTGTGGGTCTACAGCTGCTGATGGAAATGCGGGCTCTGCCCCAAGCTCTCTGACAGCTAGGTGAGTCCCTGTGTCATCTTGGACTGCCTGTCAGACATTATTTACCACGTGGATGGGACCTGGGTGTCGCCCAGTGGTTCTGCACATTGACAGACTCGACCCTTACCATCCCAAAGGGCCCTTACTGGAGCCTGCCATCGTGAGTCTGCCAGGTCCAGGGGACTAACCGCCTTCACACAGACCCAGGAGGGAGCACAGGTTGCCTCAGTACCTTAGGGATTTTGTAATGGAAGCATTGACGATCGCCAGGGCAGACGACTGCTGGGGGAGGCAATGTAACGGTCCTGAAACTGtttccagtagctccatggggggacgcTACATTATCTTTGGAGagtatctttggagaaaaatgtcaaataagtgaataaatgtaattgtgaaaGTAACTTAGTAAATAACGCAGGGTAGTTTAACAATTTAAGCTGCTTTGCTtctgatgtgatggaatgaccttcctctgtctCAGAACTGATGAATcactctacatttaagaaggataTCAAAACTCTTTTCTGTCAGATTCACTTCTCCAATTATCTCTTAAGTGCTTGAGAAATGTGGACGTCTTATCTGTTCAATAATTTTAACAACAATTTGTTCAATAGTTATATGTAGACACtggtgtaatgtatactgggtTATGCTGCGGTACAGGACAAACTGATTGTACTCAagaatcgtgtgtctgcatccaaatctctccctctgtcgatgtaatgcatttttacaaTTGTTCTCAGatatgtacattgctttggagaaaagcattttctaCAGCATGTTCTAAAATGCTGTAAGTGACTGAATTTAATATTGGTTGTTTTACAAATAGAAAATGTACATAtgacaaaatatatacatatcttaataataacaaaataataacaaaacaaaataataataacttaataataacaaaacaaaattctcACCTCTTGATGGAAACAAATATCATTAGAGCCACACCCAAGACAACCGGTAGAACCACAGCCAGTGCAAATCAGGGAATGACACCTGGGCTCTCAGAGACAGTTGTCTTATTTGGAActaagaaaaattacaaaaacaaatgtgtgactCAAGATATGTGATGTTTCATGAACAATGGGGGCTCTAAGATGGGTCCGTGAGAAATGAGCTTCATGTAGGAGTTGCTGGAAGACCAAAGGTACATAAAGAACTCTGAGTAGGGGATCTGCTGAAGATCCATCAGAATTGAACTCTGAATTAGTTAAACATTTTGCCTCCAAAGTTTATCCCAAACCTGGAGCCATAGGTTTCGTGTACTGTCTCATAAAGGCTTCTTGTCAACATGACTGatatttcataattcataaCAGATTCAACTAGCTCAGTAAAATTCGCAATGATAcataattttcttaaaaatatctATGGATTTAAATGGGTAACTGTGGACATAGAAAAACAACTGAactattattaaaaacattatgtGCAACATGGataaatgttaatacattttCCAGTGTCATGATTTTTGCAAGATATTGGTCAGAACTCAAGCACAAAGTTCGTTGCCTGAAGTGTCGTAGTCGTGGTCGTGATCTGAAGAGATGGAGTTCGCAGGTGAAGGTCGAAGTATGAGGAGTCAAGGACGTGGTCTGAAAAGCGAGGGTCATTGTCCAAGGAGTTGGGGTTCACAGGCGAAGATTGTAGTCCTAGGAGTCATGGTCGTGGTCAGGAAAGCAAGGGTCATTATCCAAAGGGTGACTGATAAGCAGTAAAGAAGAGTGCTGAACGTGAGGAAAAGCAAGCTGGTGGCTACTGTAATTGCTACTGTAACAGTGCTGAGGGAGCTGAtgtggattaatgtaaatagttgatgtttATGTCTATTCCTGTACATTGTTCTGtgtttctgattggctgttatgttGCTGATGCTTAGTCTGTCACAGGGGAATTTTGGGGCGACCCCCTACCCACTATTTCACATATGCCATTATTTGTACAGTATTGTCACAATTTTTATTACTTTCTGGTAGTTAAAAAGATGGGTAGTTTATTCTTGTGACAAAAGAGAAAGTAGTCTTTAGCGATATAGTAAATTGTATAATATTACTGACATGAATAAAATAGTCTTCCCCCCAGGAGAGCATTCATAATATGAGAACTTGcactagctctaaccctaagcCTAAAATTTTCATAACATAAAGCAAGCTATCAGACTCACACTAATGTGAATTGCTTTACAAGAAGCAAATTGAAAATACCACCAGAACTTGGGTAGAGTGTGTAGTGTAGTACTGAGGAATCTAGAATTATCTTCACCTTCTGATTCTAGTAAATactatacaatatttatttggCCAGGCAGGAAGTGATCAGCCTTAAGGTAATTGCAAATCAGTGTATGATTTTTATATTCAGATGTATTCTAATAAATCACAGTCTGTGAAACAGAGCTTGAAAGTATCAAAATAagtgaatgtgaaaaataagtgaataagatgaaaataaacttgactatagcacacagaactcaacaCAGGGACAatgaaaacaagagcaaaacaaCCATATTCCCAGACTGGAAATGACAGGAGAAACAGAGAAATTATTTCGCAAAGTAAAGTTAAGCCATTCatgaattttgaaaattaactCCATAGTGTTATTATTCTAATTAGTACCATAGtctaattaaattttatttgcatgtttaattgtttgtttctctacttttctttttacttttatttgaatGGCTGGTTTGGTTTgcccattttttaatttttcagctccTTGTGTTTCTGCACATGCTTCTTGtaattttagttttctttttgcatattaatttatttctgcttttattgatCATTAACCAAACATCTGGAACCTCACTGGTCATTAAGCAGgatttgaaataattttgactAGTAACAAAGCATCTGGTACCTCAATGGACATTCACCAAATTTCTGGATACTCATTGGTCTTTAGCCAAATTTTTGAAACAACTCTGTGGCACCGCTCATCCTCTCATACCTTTCTATTggaagaaaaatgacatttatcaAATTTATGCATTAACACCAATCATTTTGAAGTAAAGGATTTAGTGGTGGGAGAGATTAGCTGTTAGCTATTATCAGTTATTTTACAGGGTTAGAAAGCAGCTACGATAGTCAATATCACTTTCTcaaataatgtttattatgtCCAGATGCAGCTGAGGAAAACCTTGCACCAGTGATTTAGGTTTGCTCAGACCTAAATGATACAGAGCATTACATTATAACACTGAGTGGAGAAGCAATCATCTGTGGTACATCCATGTCATAAATGGGTGAAGAAGGAATAAGAGAAACAAAGTGAGAAATCAGattgagaaatacacacacacacacattttctgagccgcttgtcccacatggggtcacggggaaccggagcctaacccggcaacacagggcgtaaggctggagggggaggggacacacccaggacggggcgccagtccgtcgcaaggcaccccaagcgggacttgaaccccagacccactggagagcaggacgtggtccaacccactgcacccccgcaccccccccgatagagaaatatgaaaagcaaaaaaaaaaaaaaacctgagaaaTGCAAAGTTAACAGATAAAgtgaagaataaataatttaaaaaattcaacagaaaataaaaaaaagtcttaaaagtgcaaatgaaaaaaaaatactatgcgtttcatttaagaaaatttttaaaaaataatctttggctacacagtggcacagcaggtagcactggcaCTTTCTTATTCATGTGATCTGCCTCATGATCCATAGCTACATGCTAAGTACAAGTTAAAGTTACATGGAAGAAGCTGAGGCCTGACATTGAGGTTGTTTCACACCAGTAATGTTTTGTGTTAATTGTAAAAACAGAGTTTAGTCTAAAACATACTGGAAGTAGGGGGACAAAAAGTAAATCTAAAATTGTAAGGTCAGATTTAATGTGTTCAACTATATCGCTGCATTTATGTTTTGCAAATATACAtctttgttctttaaaattttaattaaacaatatGTTAATTAAATCTATTTGTTGTACATGCAAACTATTGAATGCCAGATGTCATCAACAATCTATTCATTTTCTCATCATCGTCTTTGTGTTTTCATATATTGGAGATTCAGTTGATGTTTGGagctcagtgtttgtgtgcctgGCTGCACTCTTCACTCCCTGAGAAAATGGAAAGGAGACAATTAACTTACAAActgtgaaataattaatttctgagttattaataaactaaaataaaagcaagactCACCATCAGGGTATCATAATCAGATAATCTACACTTCACATCCAGAGACACATAGGTGTCATTGCTGGAGTGCCTAGAAGCTTCCTGTGGGGACAGGAGTCACAATGAGAGTCACTGCTGGGCCTCTTCAAACATTGTTCTACTTAATTAGTCTACATTAAGTCTACCTGTACATCATCTTTTCGGTCACGTTCCATGGTCAGCGAATGATCCTTCTTCCTGAAAGCCATAAAACAGGTGCGATAAGAGAAATCTTCAAGAATGTTATAATGGCATACATGTATAATGCAAAATGTAAGTACAAATGTAAGtaaacttaaaatttaaataaaaaaactaatatttaGTATATAGTAAAGGACCAAATAAACTCACCTCTTGATGTAAATGATTATGACAAGACCCACAACGATGAGAACCAGCAGAATCACACTTAACATCATCAGTTGAACAACAGAAATTTCAGAAGATGGTATTATATTAGCTGCAAGTCAGaaattgcagaaaataaaagtgtggTCTCACATTTGTACTCTTAACCAATAAATATGTTAAAGGTGTCTTTGTGTAGAGTAAGTATAAATTTGTAGTAAATAAATCTAATAAAACATCTTTCTTATATAGTGTAAAGAATGTTGATTTGTAATATAATGAATACTGAGATATTACACTGAAATAATGTCTttcaaaaatgctgaaatgtaaaatacagctAGATGAAGTTGTGCTGaaacactatttaaaaaaggtcACTATTTTCAGTTAGCTCAGACTCATCTGATCAGAGAATACCTTTAAAGAAATGACACTACAGTCTAGAAGAGTTTACCATAGTAATGTTTCATAGTGAGTACAGATTCAAAGTATTGCACTCACCATTAATATCCAGGCTAAAGTCCATAGCaagaacatttttgttcttttgtagaGCACAGGAGTAGTTTCCAGTGTGATTGAGAGACACAGGATTGAAGTGTAGTGTTGAGTGTGTCTCTGGAAGGCGCTGTTTGTCCTTAAACCATATGAACTTTGATCGGTTGAGAGAGCACCTGTCTGTTTCACAGATGAGTTTAATTGAATATCCTTCTCTGATTGGTCCATTTACTGGAGATGACATCATCACCACTCTCAATTCTAAAGGGAAACAAAATTTGACCTTAGAATAagcaatgtttgtttgtttgttttttcattcattcattccagtAAGTGCTTGTTCAATGCAGGGTGTTCAGAATCCTGAAGGGCAGGGTGCAGTCATGcacatacatttactcacttaaaGTATACGCTCAATACAGGAAATTTAGAGTCCCCTCAGATATCTGAAACaggacttttgtgtgtgtgggaggaaactgctCAGACACAGGCAGAACGTGCAAGCTGAAGCAATCAATTTAATGCAATGTGGGAAAGCTCTAGGGCCGGATACCATATTTCCTGGACCAGTTCTAACATAACCACCTTGTAGCTCTCAATATTTGAAACTCTACTATTGTGTCATAGTTCTGGTGACAGTGCTGATAGTGTGTGGtaacagctactgcctttgtaccataaaggcacaggtttgaatcctacctctagGTGTAGTGCCCTTGTGAAAGGTATgttccctgaattgctacagtaaaattaccctgttgtatgaaCTGGTACATAGTCGTAGGTAGGTTAAACCTGTAAGTTTCTTTCAAGATAAGCATCaactaaatcagtaaatgtgaTAGTACTATTATGTTTCCTTCAGGGAATTCAATGACAAATAGCCAGCATGACGTATTGCATTCACATTCCTCTTTATCCttcacgctctctctgtcattttGATTCTTgtacatataataaatatattaataa encodes the following:
- the LOC108923618 gene encoding junctional adhesion molecule B-like — encoded protein: MWCFSHNKDSLCTEPPYVCHSENKHLSSVYKDRAECFGDEEKNCTLKIKNIRHTDSGLYKFRFTTNMDSWCGQPGVNLQVAELRVVMMSSPVNGPIREGYSIKLICETDRCSLNRSKFIWFKDKQRLPETHSTLHFNPVSLNHTGNYSCALQKNKNVLAMDFSLDINANIIPSSEISVVQLMMLSVILLVLIVVGLVIIIYIKRKKDHSLTMERDRKDDVQEASRHSSNDTYVSLDVKCRLSDYDTLMGVKSAARHTNTELQTSTESPIYENTKTMMRK